One genomic segment of Caldimonas brevitalea includes these proteins:
- a CDS encoding YfaP family protein, whose product MWRASASCKAGALVAACWLASVTGAVAAEVDLQGPRGGWHAAGLLEDDERPAVAYPHNLIDRGAQKHRTLIQGRLATAQGRDRRSPHQLVVNGNPMPLYAGDDGRFVRPYAFGPGSNSIEVRRPDGGVAKRLQFYETRGNGPKAALRVIASWDDPQAEIDMHVVTPDGQHAFWAAPVLQGGGGLDVDSVDGAGPEMFSLSAPRKGRYHLYVNYWGNFGEAGYHFDETTRQRPVITVSLSVVTRENTPQEKRETFVVPLRRIGDLTWVKTVEW is encoded by the coding sequence ATGTGGCGAGCTTCAGCGTCCTGTAAAGCCGGTGCGCTGGTCGCCGCCTGTTGGCTCGCCAGCGTCACAGGTGCCGTCGCTGCCGAGGTGGACCTGCAGGGCCCGCGCGGCGGCTGGCACGCGGCCGGCCTGCTGGAAGACGACGAGCGCCCAGCGGTGGCTTATCCGCACAACCTCATCGACCGTGGCGCCCAGAAGCACCGGACCTTGATCCAGGGCCGACTCGCCACAGCGCAAGGACGCGACCGGCGCTCGCCCCACCAACTCGTCGTCAACGGCAATCCGATGCCGTTGTATGCCGGGGATGACGGCCGCTTCGTGCGGCCCTACGCCTTCGGCCCCGGCTCCAACTCGATCGAGGTGCGCCGGCCGGACGGCGGTGTGGCCAAGCGCCTGCAGTTCTACGAAACGCGCGGCAACGGCCCCAAGGCGGCGCTGCGCGTCATTGCCAGCTGGGACGACCCACAGGCCGAGATCGACATGCATGTGGTGACGCCCGATGGCCAGCATGCGTTCTGGGCGGCGCCTGTGTTGCAAGGCGGCGGCGGGCTGGACGTCGACAGCGTCGACGGCGCCGGTCCCGAGATGTTTTCGCTGTCGGCGCCACGCAAGGGTCGCTACCACCTGTACGTCAACTACTGGGGCAACTTCGGAGAAGCCGGCTACCACTTCGACGAGACGACGCGGCAGCGGCCGGTCATCACGGTCTCGTTGAGCGTCGTCACGCGTGAGAACACACCGCAGGAAAAGCGCGAAACCTTCGTCGTGCCCTTGCGGCGTATCGGTGATCTGACGTGGGTGAAGACGGTGGAGTGGTGA
- a CDS encoding YfaP family protein — MKYMFIPAMALAMALGPAAAPAQQSVTLELPRGGWRTGGDPSAAFLQEVHYPASRVATRADTSALAQIKGHIDGHAKAAPATLVVNGVAMPLETDEAGGFQRPYAFSGGSNSVEVRGPHGVKRTQFIDAGTGARPRLRVLLSWDTPGTDVDLHVITPRGAHAYYAQRVIDGGGALDVDVTTGYGPEIFAATRPERGTWHVYVNYYGGGEGGRSTTMAQVAVISGEGTASETQRVFRVPLRSTGDLQHVASFSVL; from the coding sequence ATGAAGTACATGTTCATTCCTGCGATGGCGCTGGCCATGGCACTCGGTCCGGCTGCGGCACCGGCCCAGCAGTCGGTCACACTCGAGCTGCCCCGCGGCGGTTGGCGCACCGGCGGCGACCCGTCCGCAGCGTTTCTGCAAGAGGTGCACTACCCGGCGTCGCGTGTCGCGACGCGGGCCGACACCTCGGCACTGGCCCAGATCAAGGGACACATCGACGGCCACGCGAAGGCCGCCCCGGCCACCTTGGTCGTCAACGGTGTCGCGATGCCACTCGAAACCGATGAGGCCGGTGGCTTCCAGCGGCCCTATGCCTTCAGCGGCGGCTCCAACAGTGTCGAAGTGCGCGGCCCGCACGGTGTCAAACGGACCCAGTTCATCGACGCCGGCACCGGCGCCCGGCCGCGCTTGCGCGTGCTGCTCAGCTGGGACACGCCCGGCACGGATGTCGACCTGCACGTCATCACGCCGCGCGGTGCCCATGCCTACTACGCCCAACGTGTCATCGACGGCGGTGGCGCCCTCGACGTCGACGTGACCACCGGCTACGGGCCCGAGATCTTTGCCGCCACGCGTCCCGAGCGCGGCACCTGGCACGTCTATGTCAATTACTACGGCGGGGGCGAGGGCGGCCGGTCGACCACGATGGCCCAGGTGGCCGTGATCAGCGGCGAAGGCACCGCGTCCGAAACCCAGCGCGTGTTCCGCGTGCCCCTGCGCTCCACCGGAGACCTTCAACATGTGGCGAGCTTCAGCGTCCTGTAA
- a CDS encoding XrtA/PEP-CTERM system exopolysaccharide export protein, whose amino-acid sequence MSLMSKRAAGRLLRAGCSLAAAAVLAACSTTASYPPAPTKAQTSDHRYLIGALDTLNIVVWRNPELSTSVTVRPDGYISTPLVEDVKAAGRNPKDLARDIEKALGKYVREPVVTVVVSNFQGTFSEQIRIVGEATRPQAVPYRENMTVLDVMIQVGGLTDFANGNGAVLVRGSEGGKQFSLRLKDLLKRGDISANADIKPGDIIIVPQSWF is encoded by the coding sequence ATGTCCTTGATGAGCAAGCGCGCCGCCGGGCGCCTGTTGCGTGCCGGTTGCAGTCTTGCCGCCGCGGCCGTGTTGGCCGCCTGCAGCACCACCGCCTCGTATCCGCCTGCGCCGACCAAGGCGCAGACGTCCGACCATCGTTACCTGATCGGCGCGCTCGACACGCTCAACATCGTCGTGTGGCGCAACCCCGAGCTGTCGACCTCGGTCACGGTGCGTCCCGACGGCTACATCTCGACGCCGCTGGTCGAAGACGTGAAGGCCGCGGGGCGCAACCCCAAGGACCTGGCACGCGACATCGAGAAAGCGCTCGGCAAATACGTGCGCGAGCCGGTGGTGACGGTGGTCGTCAGCAACTTCCAGGGCACGTTCTCGGAGCAGATCCGCATCGTCGGTGAAGCGACGCGGCCGCAAGCCGTGCCCTACCGGGAAAACATGACGGTGCTCGACGTGATGATCCAGGTCGGCGGCCTGACCGATTTCGCCAACGGCAACGGCGCGGTGCTGGTGCGGGGCTCCGAAGGTGGCAAGCAATTCAGCCTGCGCCTCAAGGACCTGCTCAAACGTGGCGACATCTCCGCCAATGCCGACATCAAGCCGGGCGACATCATCATCGTCCCGCAAAGCTGGTTCTGA
- a CDS encoding TIGR03013 family XrtA/PEP-CTERM system glycosyltransferase, with protein MSTLLELFADSLLCFLAALFIASAIHLVPGQHVQVVAQSNIVWLAAGFALAMLLLYSFVGLYRQGSTPMGLGTILRRALLALLIGAYIIYLLISEVANGPSAGYVAGFVMLYLLVGLVMVRVAVFLMQRAIGAPRVLIVGTGAEAQSVAQDLSALRRIERKVVGFYPTSTEGPAAVSGDKVFSRSLSIEEVVRQNDVDEIIVAVREQRGGGIPVDQLLACRIRGTPVLDLAGFYERAKAEVPIDSLKASWLIYSQGFVQGPARRAAKRVFDVVTSSLLLVITAPVMLLTALLIRLDSPGPIIYRQERVGLGGRSFMCLKFRSMRTDAEKDGVARWATQNDSRITRVGAFIRKTRIDELPQLLSVLRGEMSMVGPRPERPSFVAELQEQIPFYDLRHSVKPGVTGWAQIRYRYGASVDDARKKHQYDLYYVKNNSLFLDLLVLIETVSVVLFREGAH; from the coding sequence TTGTCGACATTACTCGAGCTGTTTGCGGACAGCTTGTTGTGTTTTCTGGCCGCGCTTTTCATCGCGTCGGCCATTCACCTGGTGCCGGGTCAGCATGTGCAAGTGGTGGCGCAGTCCAACATCGTTTGGCTGGCCGCCGGCTTCGCACTGGCGATGCTGCTGCTGTACTCCTTCGTCGGTCTCTACCGACAAGGGTCCACACCGATGGGTCTGGGCACCATCCTGCGGCGCGCCTTGCTCGCCCTGCTGATCGGTGCCTACATCATCTATCTGCTGATCAGCGAGGTCGCCAACGGCCCGTCTGCCGGCTATGTGGCCGGCTTCGTCATGCTCTACCTGCTGGTGGGTCTCGTGATGGTGCGGGTGGCGGTGTTCCTGATGCAGCGGGCCATCGGTGCCCCGCGCGTGCTGATCGTCGGCACCGGGGCCGAAGCGCAGAGCGTCGCGCAAGACCTGAGTGCCTTGCGGCGGATCGAGCGCAAGGTGGTCGGCTTCTACCCGACGTCGACCGAAGGGCCGGCCGCCGTCTCGGGCGACAAAGTGTTCTCGCGCAGCCTGTCGATCGAAGAGGTGGTGCGGCAGAACGATGTCGACGAGATCATCGTTGCCGTGCGTGAGCAGCGCGGCGGCGGCATTCCGGTCGACCAGTTGCTGGCCTGCCGCATCCGCGGCACGCCGGTGCTCGACCTGGCGGGCTTCTACGAACGTGCCAAGGCCGAGGTGCCGATCGACAGCCTCAAGGCCAGCTGGCTGATCTACAGCCAGGGCTTCGTGCAAGGCCCGGCGCGCCGGGCGGCCAAGCGTGTGTTCGACGTCGTCACGTCGTCGCTGCTGCTCGTCATCACTGCGCCGGTGATGCTGCTGACGGCGCTGCTGATTCGCCTCGACAGTCCCGGCCCCATCATCTATCGGCAGGAGCGTGTCGGCCTCGGTGGCCGTTCGTTCATGTGCTTGAAGTTCCGCAGCATGCGCACCGACGCCGAGAAAGATGGTGTGGCGCGTTGGGCCACGCAGAACGACTCGCGCATCACGCGCGTGGGCGCCTTCATCCGCAAGACCCGCATCGACGAGCTGCCGCAGCTGCTGAGCGTGCTGCGCGGCGAGATGAGCATGGTGGGCCCGCGGCCCGAGCGGCCCAGCTTCGTCGCGGAACTGCAAGAGCAGATCCCGTTCTATGACCTGCGCCACAGCGTCAAACCCGGCGTGACCGGCTGGGCCCAGATCCGCTACCGTTACGGCGCTTCCGTGGATGACGCGCGCAAAAAGCACCAGTACGATTTGTACTATGTGAAGAACAACTCGCTGTTCCTCGACCTGCTGGTGCTGATCGAGACCGTGAGCGTGGTGCTGTTCCGCGAAGGCGCGCACTGA